One genomic segment of bacterium includes these proteins:
- a CDS encoding biopolymer transporter ExbD, whose amino-acid sequence MANRRRRRRRGAGGTMPLRLTSMMDILTVLLLFLLKSFVVEGEVITPAPGVDLPQSTSDTPPQSSLVVAVFDGAVLVDGQVVARVDDAPRSSGDLLIPALAARLDKARDQAAEIARLRGDADGPAPRVAIQGDRAIPFALLQRVMYTCNQSGYADISLAVIGAS is encoded by the coding sequence ATGGCGAACCGACGCCGCCGACGTCGCCGGGGGGCGGGGGGCACCATGCCCCTGCGCCTGACCTCGATGATGGACATCCTCACGGTGCTGCTGCTCTTCCTGCTGAAGAGCTTCGTGGTCGAGGGCGAGGTGATCACGCCGGCGCCCGGCGTCGACCTGCCCCAGTCGACCAGCGACACGCCGCCGCAGTCGTCCCTGGTCGTGGCCGTCTTCGACGGCGCCGTGCTGGTCGACGGCCAGGTCGTGGCCCGGGTCGACGACGCGCCCCGGAGCAGCGGCGACCTGCTGATTCCCGCCCTGGCCGCCCGCCTGGACAAAGCCCGCGACCAGGCCGCCGAGATCGCCCGCCTGCGCGGCGATGCCGACGGTCCGGCGCCGCGCGTGGCCATCCAGGGCGACCGCGCCATCCCGTTCGCCCTGCTGCAGCGGGTCATGTACACCTGCAACCAGAGCGGCTACGCGGACATCTCGCTGGCCGTGATCGGGGCCTCGTGA